The Deltaproteobacteria bacterium genomic sequence CGAGCTCTTCCCGGTCCTCCTCGGCCTCTGCGCCTTCTACCTGATGCGCGGCGAGCTCGACGTCGCCGACGAGTGGTCGGGGCAGCTCCTGACGCTCGCCGAGACGACCGACGACGCCGCGGCCCTGCTCGGCGCCCACAACACCGCGGGGATGGTCGCGATGTACCGCGGCGATTACGCCGGCGCCGTCCGGCATGTCGAGCGCTCGAAGGCGATCTATGACCCCAAGCGGCACGCGCCGAATCGTCACGACGGGTTCACGATCGATCACGACCCGGGCGTGTCGTGCGCGGCGCACGAGGCGTTGGCGCTGCTCGTGCTCGGGCACATCGGCCGGGCGACTGTGCGCATGCGCGAATGTCTCGCCGGCGCCGACGGGCTCGACCATCCGCTCAGCGTCGCGATGGCGTACAACTTTGCCGCGATCTTCTATCAGCTCCTGCGCGACGCCGCCGTCGTCAGGAAGCTCGAGGACGTCCGGCTCGCCTACTCGCAACGCCACGACTTCGATCTCTTCCTCATGCTGGGCGAGATCTATCGCGGGTGGCTCCTCGCCGAAGACGGACGCGGCGACGAGGGGGCCGAACTCATCCTGCACGGGCTCGCGGTGTATCAGGCCGTCGGCGCGGAGCTCGGACGGCCGACGTTCCTCGGGATCTTCGCCGACGTCTGCAACCGTCTCGGCCGCCGCGACGAGGCACGGACCGCGATCACCGCCGCCTTCGAGCTCGGCGAGCGCACCGGCCTCCGCTACTGGGACGCCGAACTCCATCGCCTCCGCGGCACGATCGCGCTCGCCGACGCGAACGGCGGCGACGACAACGGCCCAGGCGCAGCCGAACGCTGCTTCCGCGAGGCGCTCGCGATCGCGGAGCGGCAGCAGGCACGCCTGCTCGCGCTCCGCGCCGCGACCGACCTCGCCCGCCTCTGGCGCGACCAGGGCAGGCGCCGCGAGGCCCGGACGCTGCTCGCCGAGAGCCTCGCGGCACTGCCCGACGGGCAGGACGTGGCGGACGTCCGCGACGCGCGCGCCCTCCTCACGGAGGTGGGCGCGCGTCGCTCCACGGCGAAACCCGCCGTCGATTGACGTCTCGCTCACGGGACACCAGCCGCGTCCGCCGGGCACTGGAGGCCGGTGCGCAACGCGACGGCATCGACGCGGATCGACTCGGCCCTCTGCATGAAGTCCGCGCGGACGCCGTCGGTCAGCCGCTTCTTCACGGCGCGGCTCTTGAAGCTGCGTCCGAATTGGCCCGTACGGCGTGCGGCGCCTGCGAGCTTCGACTTCGCGCGCTTGACCTTCGGGATCGCACAGAAGGTGCGCGCATCGGCGAGCTTGGCGAGTGCGCCGTCGAGCACCTTGGACAAACGCTTGTGGAGCGCGGAGGCGACGTCGAGCAGCGCCGCGCGGGCGCGGAGCACGCGGAGACGACACGCGATCGACGTGAGCGTCGGCGCCACGGCGCACGCGTCGTCGGTGCCGCCTCCGCCCCCGATCGTGACCGTCGTGTAGCTTCCCGTCGCGACCGAGGTCGGCGAGTCGACGGCGCCGTCGTTCACGACCAGCAGCACGTAGTACGTGCCGGGCGCGGCGAAGGCGTGCGTGGGCCGTGGCCCGGCCGCGGTGCCGCCGTCCTCGAAGAACCAGCGGTATCCGAGCGGCGCGCCCTCGCGGTCGCGGCTCGCGCCGCCGTCGAACGCGACGGGCACGCCGACCGCTCCCGTGTACGGTCCGCCGACGGCGGCGCGCGGCGGCTCGTTGGCCGGCGCGGGACACGGCACGATGAACGACGCGGCGAGCCCTCCCGCTTCGGCCGCACCGACGGCATACGTCCCCGGAGCCGCGGCGGCATCGACGGCGAGCTCGAATCGGAGCGCGAGCGTCAGCGGCGTCACCTGGGTGAAGGCGGCGATCGCGACGTCGCGCTCGTCGGACGCGCGGCCCGGCCCATCGATCCGCACGTGTGACGTCTCGGCAGGGTGCACCGCGCTCGAGCCGGGCACGGGTCCGTCGGCGAGATTCCACCCGCCGGCGAGCGCGACGAGCGGGACGCCCGCCACGCTCGCGACGATGCGGCCGCCCGGCGCGGCGCACGCGGGGAAGAGCGTCAGCGCCGGCGCCGCGAAAGGCTGGACGTTCGCGACGGTCGTGGCGGGGGACGAGGTCTTGGTGCCGTCCGACACGGTGAGCGTGACCGTGTAGCGGCCCGGCGACGCGTACGCGTGGCTGAGCGGATCGTCGGCGGGTGCGGTCACCGGCGAGGTGCCGTCGCCGAAGTCCCAGCGCGCCGTGAGCGCGTGCCCCGCGGGATCGAACGAGCGGCGCGCGTCGAAGCGAATCGTCGCGGCGGGCGCGCCGGCGGCGGCGAAGCCGCGGTACGGACCGGACGGATCAGCGACGAGTCCGGGTGGCCGGCGGTCGCGCACGAAGACATCCTCGATCCCGTTCGTGTCGGCCGTGACGAGGTTCGTCGCGTCGGAGCTGAACGCCACGAAGCGGCCGTCCGCGCTCAACGCCATCCGGGTCTCGTCGTTGGTGAAGTGCGCCTCGCCGCTGTTGCCGTTCCCCTGCTCGCCGTCCGTCGCGACGCTCGCGAGGTCGATCGTGCCCGCGACGAGGTCGCGGACGAACACGTCCTCGCGGTTGTTCGTGTCTGCGAGCACCAGGTTCGAGGCTTGCGAGCGGAAGGCGACCGAGCGGCCGTCGGCGCTGATCACCGGGTCGCGGGTGCATTCGGCGAGCGCCACGAACGACGAGCACGTCGCCGGCTCGCCCGCGCCGGAGAGGCTGGCGCGCACGGTCGTGCCGGTCGCGCGGTCGCGCACGAACGCGTCGGCGAAGCGGTTCGTATCGTTCGGCACCAGACTCGATGCGGCCGACACGAACGCGACCCAGCGGCCGTCGGCGCTGATCGACGGCATCCGGGCGTTCGCGGCGCTCGCGGGCGCGCCGCCGGTCGGCACGCTCGCGATCTCGGTCGTCTGCGTTTGGCGGTCGCGCACGTAGATGCGTTCGAAGAACGACGGGGGCGTTCCCGCGACGAGGTCCGTCGCGACGGACTCGAACGCGACGAACCGGCCGTCGGCGCTGATGCCGAGCCGCGTGTCGCCGTTCTCGGTCGCGCCGTATGCCGATTGGCCGCCGCCCGCTGCGACGCTCACGCGCTCGGTTGTCCCGTTCATGCGGTCGCGGACGAAGACGTCGACCGAATCGTTGGTGTCGCCGGCGACGAGGTTCGTCTGATTCGAGTAGAAGGCGACGTAGCGGCCGTCGGCGCTGAGCGCCGGGCGGAAGCTCCGGCACTCCTCGAAGGAGGTGACCGGGCAGATGCCGCCGACCTCGTCGGACGAGACGTCGGCACGCTCGTCGGCGCCGGTCGCGAGATCGTGGACGATCACGCTCGTGACGGACGCGCCGGTGCACTGGTACGCGACGAAGCGGCCGTCGCTGCTCACGGTCGGGAAGTCGTCCGGGGAGCATGCTTCCGCGCTCAGCACCGTGGTGGTGCCGGCGCTTCGGTCGCGGACGTACACGCGGTGGCCCGGGGCGCCGAGCCCGTTCGCCAACGAGCGGAACGCGACGATCGTCCCGTCCGCGCTCATCGCGGGCACGAACGACCCGAGCCCGTCACTGCCGCTCGGCTGCTCGCCGTGCGGTCCCACGCTGACGCGCTCGGTCGTGCCGTCGACCGGCTGGTCCCCGAACACCGCGATCGCCGCCGTGTCGGTGCCGACCGCGCCGCGATCGTCTGTGACGGTGAGCGTCGCCGTGTAGCCGCCGGGCGTGGCGTACACGTGCTGCGGGGCCGGACCGCTCGCGCTCGTCCCGTCGCCGAAGCTCCACGCGTAGCCGACGATCGCGCCGTCGACGTCGGAGGAGCGCGCGGCGTCGAATGCGAGCGCGCTGCCGGCGGTCACGCGCCGCGCACCGCCGGCGCGTGCTTCCGGCGCGAAGTTGTCGCCGAGGGTGTAGTGCGAGGGGCCCTGCGGCGCGTACTCCACCTGGAACTTGAGCACGTCGCCCGTGTGCACGGTACCCACCTTGCGCTCCTCGATGGTACGCGCACCGGTCACGTCGTGGGCGCGGACGTTCAGCGTGTACGGCCCGTCGCCGCTCGCGATCATCTCGAAGCGGTAGCGGCCCGCGAGCGGCCGTGGGATCGTGAGCACGCGCCCGGGCGGCCGCGGGACGAGCGAGCCGACGGGATCGTCCCACACCGGCTGCGGGATGTAGGACGCGCCCGGCACGTCGACGACGGTCGTCGCGCTCGCCGGGTCCCACCCGACGCGCCGCCCACGCGGATCGATCACCGTGATCTCGACGGGCGACTTCGTGGAGGCCGTGATCGGCTTCGGGATGACCTGTCCCTGGTCGTCGATGTCGGGGTCCGGATCGGGCAGATCCTTGGCGCTGACCAGCCCTCCGCTGACGATCTGCCGCCATTCGGGTCCGTACGTGGAGCCGAGGGCGACCGCCGCACCGTCCCAACGAGGACGCGCCGGATCGAGGACGAGATACGAGGAGGTCTTGTCGTCCCACCCGACGACCACGACCGGATGGAAGCGCCCCGCGCTCGGCTGCAGATAGAGGATCGTCGGGTCGCCGTGTCCGAGCGCCGCGTCGGCGTACAGCCCGATCTCGGGCCACGGGTACGGGACGAAGTCGAGACCGCCCTGGATGCCCGCGGCGTCGCTGAACGCGAACCGCAGCGCGTCGTAGTCGACGATCACCGTCTCGGCGGGGCTCGTCTGATAGCCGCCGGTCCGATGGAGATACGCGTGGATGTAGTCGGGCGTTGGACCGGGCGTCAACGCATTTCCCGGCACGAGGAAGAGCGGCAAGAAGTTCTCGTACGCCGCGACCATCGCGATGCACGTGAGCAGCGAGCCGCGCTTGCGCAGCGGCACGTCCTGGTTCGCGCCGACCAGCACCGAGCTCCAGAGCGGGTCGAGCTGCGAGTAGAACGGTACGGGCAACGGGTTGACGACCGGGGTCGGGTCGGCCGCGACCGGCCGGACGGCCAGCGCCATCACCACCACGAGCGCCGCGACGACCGTCGCCGCCGCGCGTCCTCCGAAACGATGCTTCTCCATGACGGATCTCCTCCTGCGGCACGGCCCTCGAAGGGGCGTCCGTGCGCGCCGCTAGGGATAGGACCCGGGGCGTCGCGGAGTCCTGGAAGAGATCAGGAGAAACCGAGGAGTTTCGGATCGAGACGGTGCGTCGAAGAGTCAGGCACTTCGGAAGTAGTGGCCAAGCTCCGAGGAAACCCTTGTCGCCGTCGCCGCCCGACGCGAATCACGAACGGGCGACCGGACCCCGCGAGCGCGCCGCCGATCGCTTCGACGACCCGGAGCAAGAAGAATGTCCGCGCGAGTTCCTCCGGGGGCCACATGCCCCAGATCCCTCAGTTTCGCCTGAGAAAATCCTGAGTTTCGCCAGGACTCACGCTGCCGGCGGGGCTATCTCCAGTCGCATGGAAATCAGTGACTCACAGCTCGAATCCGAATTGTGGCCACGAACCAACAGCTGGAAGGCCGGCCAGACACACGGCCTTCGTATCAAGGAGGCAGCAATGCAGACATCGAGAGTTGTTGTGGCAATCACGGGCGGTCTTCTTCTCTTCCTGTCCTTCACACCGCCGGCGACACGAACGGCCGA encodes the following:
- a CDS encoding PKD domain-containing protein encodes the protein MEKHRFGGRAAATVVAALVVVMALAVRPVAADPTPVVNPLPVPFYSQLDPLWSSVLVGANQDVPLRKRGSLLTCIAMVAAYENFLPLFLVPGNALTPGPTPDYIHAYLHRTGGYQTSPAETVIVDYDALRFAFSDAAGIQGGLDFVPYPWPEIGLYADAALGHGDPTILYLQPSAGRFHPVVVVGWDDKTSSYLVLDPARPRWDGAAVALGSTYGPEWRQIVSGGLVSAKDLPDPDPDIDDQGQVIPKPITASTKSPVEITVIDPRGRRVGWDPASATTVVDVPGASYIPQPVWDDPVGSLVPRPPGRVLTIPRPLAGRYRFEMIASGDGPYTLNVRAHDVTGARTIEERKVGTVHTGDVLKFQVEYAPQGPSHYTLGDNFAPEARAGGARRVTAGSALAFDAARSSDVDGAIVGYAWSFGDGTSASGPAPQHVYATPGGYTATLTVTDDRGAVGTDTAAIAVFGDQPVDGTTERVSVGPHGEQPSGSDGLGSFVPAMSADGTIVAFRSLANGLGAPGHRVYVRDRSAGTTTVLSAEACSPDDFPTVSSDGRFVAYQCTGASVTSVIVHDLATGADERADVSSDEVGGICPVTSFEECRSFRPALSADGRYVAFYSNQTNLVAGDTNDSVDVFVRDRMNGTTERVSVAAGGGQSAYGATENGDTRLGISADGRFVAFESVATDLVAGTPPSFFERIYVRDRQTQTTEIASVPTGGAPASAANARMPSISADGRWVAFVSAASSLVPNDTNRFADAFVRDRATGTTVRASLSGAGEPATCSSFVALAECTRDPVISADGRSVAFRSQASNLVLADTNNREDVFVRDLVAGTIDLASVATDGEQGNGNSGEAHFTNDETRMALSADGRFVAFSSDATNLVTADTNGIEDVFVRDRRPPGLVADPSGPYRGFAAAGAPAATIRFDARRSFDPAGHALTARWDFGDGTSPVTAPADDPLSHAYASPGRYTVTLTVSDGTKTSSPATTVANVQPFAAPALTLFPACAAPGGRIVASVAGVPLVALAGGWNLADGPVPGSSAVHPAETSHVRIDGPGRASDERDVAIAAFTQVTPLTLALRFELAVDAAAAPGTYAVGAAEAGGLAASFIVPCPAPANEPPRAAVGGPYTGAVGVPVAFDGGASRDREGAPLGYRWFFEDGGTAAGPRPTHAFAAPGTYYVLLVVNDGAVDSPTSVATGSYTTVTIGGGGGTDDACAVAPTLTSIACRLRVLRARAALLDVASALHKRLSKVLDGALAKLADARTFCAIPKVKRAKSKLAGAARRTGQFGRSFKSRAVKKRLTDGVRADFMQRAESIRVDAVALRTGLQCPADAAGVP